The following are encoded in a window of Sutcliffiella horikoshii genomic DNA:
- a CDS encoding sensor histidine kinase — protein sequence MFNTLYVRVVVTFILVVVISLTAAFYITFSFYQERVLSELEGEMIQAGKGIIQLQKTMGQENLEGYLAGISTITFNIALYSEDGEVKVFGRNTDEPMAAPSDVQKVLNGGVYRVESTEKRLLKNVTIGLPFQVEEERYALFLKPRIMDRIDIIKEALITVLTYVLIIGSLLYLVAAFLLVNPIKKLTALTTNIAKGDFQQIKSIKRKDEIGELGRSFNRMTSELMKLETMRKEFISNVSHDLQSPLTSIRGFAVALKENEFSKEQQDHYLTIIQKESERLAKLSENLLKLSVLENKESLLEKENFRLDQQIRQVFLSHQPQWLEKKLELNLEDVNKVEITADQLQLEQVWHNLLTNSIKYSNTGGKIKVEVKEIQKKVQVIFSDTGIGIPEKDLPYIFDRFFKVDKARVRSGQGSGLGLAIVKKIIDLHKGEISIKSEHGVGTSIQIVLPK from the coding sequence ATGTTTAATACGTTATATGTTCGCGTCGTAGTTACATTTATTTTAGTTGTAGTAATAAGTTTAACAGCCGCTTTCTATATCACATTTAGCTTTTATCAGGAGCGTGTGTTAAGTGAGTTGGAGGGAGAAATGATTCAAGCTGGAAAGGGTATCATTCAGTTACAAAAAACGATGGGACAAGAGAACCTTGAAGGCTATTTGGCGGGAATATCAACCATTACCTTTAATATCGCTCTTTATTCTGAAGATGGTGAAGTGAAGGTGTTTGGAAGAAATACGGATGAACCAATGGCTGCCCCTTCAGATGTTCAGAAAGTGTTAAATGGAGGCGTTTATCGAGTAGAATCCACGGAAAAAAGATTGTTAAAGAACGTAACAATCGGTTTGCCGTTTCAAGTGGAGGAAGAGAGATATGCGCTATTTCTTAAGCCAAGGATTATGGATCGCATTGATATTATTAAAGAAGCACTTATTACTGTTTTAACGTATGTGTTGATTATTGGTAGCTTACTTTATTTAGTAGCTGCATTTCTATTAGTAAATCCTATAAAAAAATTAACAGCTTTGACAACCAACATCGCAAAAGGCGACTTCCAGCAAATTAAATCAATTAAGCGAAAAGATGAAATCGGCGAATTAGGAAGAAGTTTTAATAGAATGACTAGCGAACTTATGAAGCTTGAAACGATGAGAAAAGAATTTATATCAAATGTTTCACATGATTTACAATCCCCCTTAACATCGATTAGAGGATTTGCTGTTGCATTAAAGGAAAATGAATTTTCTAAAGAACAGCAGGATCATTATTTAACCATTATTCAAAAAGAAAGTGAACGACTTGCAAAGCTTAGTGAGAACTTACTAAAACTTTCTGTGCTAGAAAATAAAGAATCATTGTTAGAGAAGGAAAATTTCCGCCTTGATCAACAAATTAGGCAAGTCTTTTTAAGCCATCAGCCACAATGGCTTGAAAAAAAACTCGAGTTAAATTTAGAAGATGTTAATAAAGTAGAGATAACAGCTGACCAGTTGCAATTAGAGCAAGTATGGCATAATCTACTTACAAACAGTATTAAATATTCCAATACCGGTGGCAAAATTAAAGTAGAAGTAAAGGAGATTCAAAAAAAAGTACAAGTGATTTTCTCTGACACTGGGATAGGGATTCCTGAAAAGGACCTTCCGTATATCTTTGATCGGTTTTTCAAGGTCGATAAAGCAAGGGTTCGCTCAGGTCAGGGGAGTGGTTTGGGGCTAGCGATTGTCAAAAAAATTATCGACCTTCATAAAGGTGAAATTTCCATTAAAAGTGAACATGGAGTAGGCACTTCTATTCAAATAGTACTTCCGAAATAA
- a CDS encoding RNA polymerase sigma factor has translation MINVKDIESSIVVIYNKHHLDVYRFLICFSGNQNDAEDLTQEVFIRVLKNLPNFNCTNNLKTWIFSIAKHVAIDHYRKRKFATIFREGFFKQLESNNKKPDEEYEINEMKELVHDAISKLKPSYRAVVILRGINEFSIKETSDILKCSESKVKVDYHRALKILKNKLHFATEEVLTNVK, from the coding sequence TTGATTAATGTAAAGGATATTGAATCCAGTATTGTTGTCATTTACAATAAACACCATTTAGATGTCTATCGATTTCTTATTTGCTTTTCTGGAAATCAAAATGATGCAGAGGACTTAACGCAGGAAGTATTTATTCGGGTATTAAAAAATCTACCCAATTTTAATTGTACTAATAACCTCAAGACGTGGATTTTTTCCATCGCGAAACACGTTGCAATTGATCATTATAGAAAAAGGAAGTTTGCCACAATATTTAGGGAGGGGTTTTTTAAACAATTAGAATCAAATAACAAAAAACCTGATGAAGAATATGAAATTAATGAAATGAAAGAATTAGTGCATGATGCAATTTCAAAATTAAAGCCCAGTTATAGGGCTGTAGTAATTCTCCGTGGAATAAATGAATTTTCCATAAAAGAAACTTCAGACATTCTTAAATGTAGTGAATCAAAAGTGAAAGTGGATTATCATAGAGCCTTAAAAATACTGAAAAACAAATTGCATTTTGCTACTGAGGAGGTTTTGACAAATGTTAAATGA
- a CDS encoding response regulator transcription factor: MNDSLRILIIEDDEDINRLLCNIVSKSGYTPKSAYSGTEAMIYLDSERWDMVLIDLMLPGLSGEDILKIVTKESDVPIIIISAKLETQSKIAALRAGADDYITKPFDIEEVSARIDSCLRRYRDIPSVSITNLMSNKDIVLDPDAKIVTVNGNVLKLTAREYEILLLLMSSPNKVFTKANLFESVWNEPFYGDDNTINVHLSNIRNKLSKANPNEVYIETVWGMGYKLKT, encoded by the coding sequence ATGAACGATTCATTAAGAATATTGATAATTGAAGATGATGAAGATATTAATCGCTTATTATGTAATATTGTTAGTAAGAGTGGTTATACCCCCAAGTCAGCTTATTCAGGGACGGAAGCAATGATTTACCTAGATAGCGAGAGATGGGATATGGTCCTCATCGATCTAATGCTTCCTGGTTTGTCTGGTGAAGATATTTTAAAAATAGTAACCAAAGAGAGCGATGTTCCTATCATTATTATTTCGGCTAAACTCGAAACACAATCAAAAATTGCTGCCTTAAGGGCTGGTGCCGATGACTACATTACAAAACCTTTCGATATTGAAGAGGTTTCTGCCAGAATTGATTCTTGCCTTAGAAGGTATCGTGATATACCGAGTGTGTCGATAACCAATCTGATGAGCAATAAAGATATTGTTTTGGATCCGGATGCAAAAATAGTGACTGTGAATGGAAATGTACTCAAATTAACAGCGCGAGAATATGAGATTTTACTTCTATTAATGTCTTCCCCAAATAAGGTCTTTACCAAAGCTAATTTATTCGAGAGCGTTTGGAATGAACCGTTTTATGGGGACGACAATACGATTAATGTCCATTTGAGTAATATTAGAAATAAGCTCTCTAAAGCAAATCCTAATGAAGTGTACATTGAAACGGTTTGGGGAATGGGGTACAAGCTCAAAACTTAA
- a CDS encoding long-chain fatty acid--CoA ligase, which translates to MMNVPMTVSSMLERAERFFPNKEVVSRTLSGVQRLSYRKIGERTRRLSSALEKLGVQKGDRVGTFAWNHHRHLETYFGIPGMGAVLHTINIRLAPEHVSYIVNHAEDVVLFVDEDLLPLVERVKDQLGTVKAFIIMTDKEELPSTSLHPVFSYEDLLEEGDPNFSFVKDIDENDAAGICYTSATTGNPKGVVYSHRSLVLHSYALGLADTAGLSEYDTCMPVVPMFHANAWGLPFAATWFGTTQVLPGPQFTPQLLAELIESENITLTAGVPTIWLGLLNELEKGSYDTSSLRAILCGGSAAPRGMIKAFETKYGIPFLHAYGMTETTPLATVSRLKSHQTDLDEEKMLDIRSMQGLLVPGLEMKIVGAEGEVEWNGAEMGELCLRGPWIADEYYKDERSADAFIDGWLHTGDVVTVDEEGVVKIVDRTKDLIKSGGEWISSVDLENAIMAHEAVFEASVVAIPHDEWQERPVACVVLKEAYAGKVAKQEIIDFISPQFAKWWLPDEVIFMEEIPKTSVGKFLKRTLRDIVEKEMKSTVE; encoded by the coding sequence ATGATGAATGTACCTATGACCGTCAGTTCCATGCTGGAAAGAGCGGAAAGATTTTTCCCGAATAAAGAGGTTGTGTCAAGAACGCTATCAGGTGTGCAGCGTTTGTCCTATCGGAAAATTGGGGAGCGGACACGCCGATTATCCAGTGCGCTAGAAAAGCTAGGGGTGCAAAAAGGCGATAGAGTTGGAACCTTTGCTTGGAATCATCACCGCCATTTAGAAACCTACTTTGGAATTCCAGGAATGGGAGCAGTGCTTCATACGATTAATATCAGACTGGCTCCCGAGCATGTGTCTTATATTGTCAATCATGCAGAAGACGTAGTGCTTTTTGTGGATGAAGATTTGCTGCCGTTAGTGGAGCGGGTAAAGGACCAATTGGGAACAGTGAAAGCATTCATCATCATGACAGATAAAGAAGAGCTCCCATCGACTTCCTTACATCCTGTTTTCTCTTATGAAGATTTACTAGAAGAAGGGGACCCGAACTTCTCCTTTGTAAAAGATATCGATGAAAACGACGCGGCCGGAATTTGTTACACTTCCGCCACCACCGGTAATCCGAAAGGTGTCGTCTACTCTCATCGCTCATTGGTGCTTCACAGCTATGCTCTCGGATTGGCGGATACTGCAGGCCTGTCGGAATATGATACATGCATGCCGGTAGTACCAATGTTCCATGCAAATGCTTGGGGATTGCCGTTTGCAGCCACTTGGTTCGGTACCACGCAAGTGTTGCCAGGCCCTCAGTTCACACCGCAACTTTTGGCAGAATTGATAGAGAGCGAAAACATTACATTGACTGCCGGTGTTCCGACGATCTGGCTTGGTTTATTGAATGAGTTGGAAAAAGGATCGTATGACACATCAAGCCTGCGGGCAATATTGTGTGGTGGATCGGCTGCACCTCGCGGGATGATCAAGGCTTTTGAAACCAAATACGGCATACCATTTTTACATGCTTATGGCATGACAGAAACGACGCCACTTGCTACAGTTTCCAGGCTGAAAAGTCATCAAACAGATTTAGATGAAGAAAAAATGCTGGATATCCGCTCGATGCAAGGTTTGTTGGTTCCTGGACTTGAGATGAAAATTGTCGGTGCAGAAGGGGAAGTAGAATGGAACGGTGCGGAAATGGGTGAACTTTGCCTCCGCGGTCCATGGATTGCAGACGAGTACTATAAAGACGAGCGTTCTGCTGATGCCTTCATCGATGGCTGGCTGCACACAGGTGATGTTGTTACAGTGGATGAAGAAGGAGTCGTCAAAATCGTTGACCGTACAAAAGATTTAATAAAAAGCGGAGGCGAATGGATCTCCTCTGTTGATTTGGAAAATGCCATCATGGCGCATGAAGCAGTTTTTGAAGCAAGCGTCGTCGCCATTCCACATGACGAATGGCAGGAAAGACCAGTCGCATGCGTCGTACTGAAAGAAGCCTATGCCGGCAAAGTTGCTAAGCAAGAAATCATTGACTTCATCTCTCCTCAGTTCGCCAAATGGTGGCTGCCAGATGAAGTAATCTTCATGGAAGAAATACCGAAGACTTCGGTAGGGAAATTCCTGAAACGTACTTTAAGGGATATTGTGGAGAAAGAGATGAAGAGTACGGTGGAATAG
- a CDS encoding response regulator transcription factor — MAAILVADDDLFIRELIAIYLKKEGYTVFEANDGVEATNILSQRTVHLCIIDVMMPNKNGWELCKEIRELYDLPILMVTAKGESEDKVKGFQQGTDDYIVKPFDTHELIMRVKALLRRYKINTANKVTIGNVVIDANSMEVTINHEPIIFPLKEFQLLFKLASHPGQVFSRDQLIEEIWGSDFEGFDRTVDSHIKKIRKKLNQQMAFDILTIRGLGYRLEVIKDV; from the coding sequence TTGGCAGCTATTTTAGTAGCAGACGATGACCTTTTCATAAGGGAACTGATTGCGATCTATTTAAAAAAAGAGGGATATACAGTTTTTGAAGCAAATGATGGTGTAGAAGCTACGAATATTTTATCTCAACGTACCGTTCATTTATGCATCATTGATGTTATGATGCCAAATAAAAACGGCTGGGAACTTTGTAAGGAAATAAGAGAGTTATATGACTTGCCTATACTAATGGTTACGGCTAAAGGAGAGAGCGAAGATAAAGTAAAAGGCTTTCAGCAAGGGACAGACGATTATATTGTTAAGCCATTTGATACACATGAATTAATCATGCGAGTTAAAGCGCTCTTAAGGAGATACAAAATCAATACAGCAAATAAAGTGACAATTGGAAATGTTGTAATTGACGCGAATAGTATGGAAGTTACCATTAATCATGAGCCTATCATATTTCCTTTAAAAGAGTTCCAACTTCTGTTTAAACTTGCTAGTCATCCTGGACAAGTGTTTTCAAGAGACCAGTTGATAGAAGAAATTTGGGGAAGTGATTTTGAAGGTTTCGATAGAACCGTTGACTCACATATTAAGAAAATAAGGAAAAAGTTAAACCAACAAATGGCTTTTGATATCCTGACCATTAGGGGGTTGGGCTATCGATTAGAGGTAATAAAGGATGTTTAA
- a CDS encoding ABC transporter ATP-binding protein: MNDYVLKTNQLSKKYQNKMALNKVNVTIKKGSIYGFIGQNGAGKSTLIRLITGLSYPTTGTFELFGENRKRELIEARKRIGTIIEGPALYPQMTAAENLEAHRLLKGIPGKECIDKTLKTVGLQSAGKKKAKNFSLGMKQRLGLAIALLGDPEFLILDEPINGLDPMGVVEIRELLNKLNQEYDITILISSHILSELHLLATHYGIIHNGELLEQLSAKELNEKCQQYLHIKVDNPNKAATVIESLLATQEFEVMPDGTMKLYAYVDVPGKVSKILTNEGLVIEEFMPMGEDLETYFSNRIGGVQHG; this comes from the coding sequence ATGAATGACTATGTTTTAAAAACGAATCAATTGTCTAAAAAATATCAAAATAAAATGGCGCTTAATAAGGTAAATGTAACAATAAAAAAGGGCTCTATTTATGGTTTTATTGGACAAAATGGTGCTGGGAAATCCACGTTAATTCGATTAATCACAGGTCTTTCTTATCCAACAACAGGTACATTCGAATTGTTTGGAGAAAATAGAAAACGAGAGTTAATTGAAGCCAGGAAACGAATTGGAACAATAATTGAAGGCCCTGCTTTATACCCACAAATGACAGCCGCTGAAAATTTAGAAGCACATCGGCTTCTAAAAGGAATTCCGGGGAAAGAATGTATTGACAAAACTCTTAAGACAGTAGGATTACAAAGTGCAGGAAAAAAGAAAGCAAAGAATTTTTCTTTAGGAATGAAACAGCGTCTAGGGCTTGCTATAGCTTTATTAGGAGATCCAGAGTTTTTGATTCTTGATGAACCTATTAATGGTTTAGACCCAATGGGAGTAGTTGAAATCAGAGAATTATTAAATAAGCTTAACCAAGAGTATGATATTACGATTTTAATCTCAAGTCATATTTTAAGTGAACTGCATTTATTAGCTACACATTATGGAATTATTCATAATGGAGAATTGCTTGAGCAGTTATCCGCAAAAGAACTGAATGAAAAGTGCCAGCAATATTTGCATATAAAAGTAGATAATCCAAACAAAGCTGCAACAGTTATTGAAAGTCTCCTTGCAACGCAAGAGTTTGAAGTAATGCCAGATGGAACCATGAAGTTGTATGCCTATGTAGATGTGCCAGGTAAAGTCTCCAAAATCCTAACCAATGAAGGATTGGTCATCGAAGAATTTATGCCAATGGGAGAAGATTTGGAAACGTACTTTAGTAATCGTATTGGAGGGGTGCAGCATGGGTAA
- the spoIIP gene encoding stage II sporulation protein P, with the protein MLNEKNLMNTIRRTYQQQPREEFVVSTEKILRQKARSMDKRIQVKRLSAVWSGVFLFAVAFSWIFLFSGKDVLINALNNLDEGASSFVINSTKKEPLVFIYHTHNQESFTPELNGNSSENAFSDSKNITLVGKKLSEALNEKNINAIYDDTDIASVLNERDLMFADSYLISREILQNTLNEHESIKMVIDLHRDSQKREATTVKINGKDYARILFAVSSISEHYDINNEFAIELNSKLEELYPGITRGIYLPGESARNNYNQDLHPNSVLVEIGGIENSLEETYRTAEIFAEVVKQVMDDLE; encoded by the coding sequence ATGTTAAATGAGAAAAATTTAATGAATACTATCAGAAGAACTTATCAGCAGCAGCCAAGAGAAGAGTTCGTTGTCTCTACTGAAAAAATATTAAGACAAAAGGCTAGAAGTATGGATAAAAGAATACAAGTAAAAAGATTATCTGCAGTCTGGAGTGGCGTCTTTCTTTTTGCAGTTGCTTTTTCTTGGATATTTTTGTTCAGTGGAAAGGATGTATTGATTAATGCTTTAAACAACTTAGATGAAGGGGCATCTTCATTTGTAATCAATAGTACTAAAAAAGAACCATTAGTATTTATTTACCACACACATAACCAAGAGTCCTTCACTCCAGAACTAAATGGAAATAGTAGTGAAAATGCATTTAGTGATTCTAAAAATATTACATTAGTTGGTAAGAAATTAAGTGAAGCTCTAAACGAGAAGAATATAAACGCTATTTATGATGATACCGACATAGCTAGTGTTTTAAACGAAAGGGATTTAATGTTTGCAGATTCCTATCTAATTTCAAGAGAGATTTTACAAAATACATTAAATGAGCACGAGAGTATCAAAATGGTTATTGATCTACACAGAGATTCACAAAAAAGAGAAGCCACAACAGTTAAAATTAATGGAAAAGACTATGCAAGGATTCTTTTTGCTGTATCTTCTATCAGTGAACATTATGATATTAACAACGAATTTGCTATAGAACTGAATTCAAAACTAGAAGAACTATATCCAGGTATCACTAGAGGAATATATTTACCTGGTGAAAGTGCACGTAACAATTATAACCAAGACCTTCATCCTAATTCTGTATTAGTAGAAATAGGTGGTATAGAAAATTCCTTGGAAGAGACATATAGAACAGCAGAAATCTTTGCAGAAGTAGTTAAACAAGTAATGGATGATTTAGAATAA
- a CDS encoding ABC transporter permease → MGNLLKTEWYKLKRDRSFRFLTWMLLAAAVLFPLIEFDNGSPGLPAVKDYYLENVLGTHGNIVKLIPSIFAGFFITNEYSMGTMKSIVSSGNSRVRIYFAKLIVFSVGTTIISLILPIFMTGASAIYFGFQEMPEWTYYFQTVGLIILYGAAFASIMAVFSILFTDSGKTIGFLLMFFIFVDWPLQVLAAKVPFFEPILYHSVFKLIYDIIIVNSLESAEVLTLVVVPIVTFFAFGALGSFIFQRKEIK, encoded by the coding sequence ATGGGTAATTTACTGAAAACTGAATGGTATAAATTGAAGAGGGACCGCTCATTTCGGTTTCTAACATGGATGTTACTCGCTGCTGCTGTTTTGTTTCCTTTAATTGAATTTGATAACGGTTCTCCTGGTCTGCCTGCAGTAAAGGACTATTATTTGGAAAATGTCCTAGGTACCCATGGGAATATCGTCAAGCTTATTCCTAGTATTTTTGCTGGATTCTTTATTACAAACGAATACTCGATGGGCACAATGAAAAGCATTGTTTCTTCTGGGAATAGCAGGGTACGAATCTACTTCGCTAAGCTTATCGTATTCTCCGTTGGAACTACTATCATCTCATTAATACTGCCGATTTTTATGACAGGTGCTAGTGCGATTTATTTTGGCTTTCAAGAGATGCCTGAATGGACATATTACTTCCAAACAGTAGGACTTATCATATTATATGGGGCAGCCTTTGCGTCGATTATGGCGGTCTTTTCTATCCTTTTCACCGACAGTGGGAAAACGATTGGATTTCTGCTTATGTTTTTTATATTTGTCGACTGGCCACTGCAAGTTTTAGCTGCAAAAGTGCCATTTTTTGAACCTATTCTATATCATTCTGTTTTTAAGTTAATTTACGATATTATCATTGTTAACTCCTTGGAAAGTGCTGAAGTGTTAACCCTTGTTGTTGTTCCGATTGTCACATTTTTTGCATTTGGGGCTTTAGGAAGCTTTATTTTTCAAAGAAAAGAAATTAAGTAA
- a CDS encoding sensor histidine kinase, translating into MIAFVYVLTRLYQLKKEIKSTTRQLIQLNQHKTAKKIDVGFLNRDFEELAQEINRQIDQTKKAEAEKRTTENELKQAISHIAHDIRTPMTSIVGYIQFLESDEISSEMKKEYIETIKSSAGRLKVLLEDFFELSIIEQADYPLKMERVKFNDLVLEVLFGFYEEFNKRNIEPAIRIPEDDMIMLLDPSAVKRVIENLLVNAIRYSSGEVTILLQNCISSIQLKVSNSVDSLNEQDVKQMFDRFYKADQTRTGKGTGLGLPIAKSLMEKMNGNIYAELRDNQLTMICEWEFKFA; encoded by the coding sequence ATGATCGCTTTCGTATATGTCCTCACTCGTTTGTATCAACTCAAAAAGGAAATTAAGAGTACAACTCGGCAACTCATTCAATTAAACCAACATAAAACAGCTAAGAAGATTGATGTTGGTTTTCTTAATCGTGATTTTGAGGAATTAGCACAGGAAATAAATCGCCAAATTGACCAAACGAAAAAGGCGGAGGCAGAAAAACGAACGACCGAAAACGAGTTAAAGCAGGCAATATCTCATATTGCACATGACATTCGTACACCTATGACTTCAATAGTTGGGTATATTCAATTTCTAGAATCAGATGAAATAAGTAGCGAGATGAAAAAGGAATACATAGAAACAATAAAAAGTAGTGCAGGAAGATTAAAGGTTTTACTTGAGGATTTTTTCGAGCTATCGATCATCGAACAAGCAGATTATCCATTGAAAATGGAGAGGGTTAAGTTTAATGATCTAGTTTTAGAAGTGCTTTTTGGCTTTTATGAGGAGTTTAATAAGAGAAACATAGAGCCTGCAATACGCATTCCAGAAGATGATATGATCATGTTGCTTGACCCATCCGCTGTCAAAAGAGTAATTGAAAACTTATTAGTAAATGCAATTAGATACTCTAGTGGAGAGGTTACTATTCTCCTTCAAAATTGTATATCTTCCATTCAACTTAAGGTTAGCAACTCTGTTGATTCTCTAAATGAACAAGATGTAAAGCAAATGTTTGACCGTTTTTATAAGGCTGACCAGACAAGGACGGGAAAAGGTACTGGTCTGGGTTTACCAATCGCTAAAAGCTTGATGGAAAAAATGAACGGGAATATTTATGCTGAGTTAAGGGATAATCAATTAACTATGATTTGTGAATGGGAATTTAAATTTGCTTAA